ATTGGCGCTGTTGATTTTCAGCACATATTCTTCTTCCTCGATAAGTTCTTCAAGTCCGTTTTTCTTAAGATTACTGTAGTATTTTATTTTTTCAGGATCATTCTGAAAATGTATAGAAGCAACAATTTTCGCTCGGTCTTCGAGTCTTTTTAAGAAATGGTAACGGTTATTTTCTCTAAATAAAACGAATACAATCACACTCAATAGCAAGGTACTAAAGGTAGATAATGCTACATAAGTGAAAGTAATTCTTTTTCTAATATCCATTTTATTGTTTTATAACATAACCTAAACCTTTCATGGTATGAATAAGTTTGGTGGTATACGGTTTATCTATTTTTTTTCTCAGGTAAGTGATATAAACATCGACCACATTGGTGTTCATATCAAAATTAATATCCCAGACATTATCCAAAATCTGATCTCTTGAAACAATTCTTCCGGCGTTTTTTCCGAGATAATACAGTAATTTGAACTCTTTTGCCGTTAAAATAATAGGTTCGCCGTCTCTTTTTACAGTTTTGGCACGTCCGTTTATTTCTAAATCACCAATAGTAATAACGTCAATTTTATCGGTTTCCTGATGTGCTCTTCGGTGTAAGGCATTAACTCTTGCGTCAAGTTCACCAAATTTAAAAGGCTTTACCAGATAATCATCAGCACCAGAATTAAGACCGGTTACAATATTTTCTGAAGTTCCTAAAGCAGTTAAAAGCAAAATAGGCACAAAATTCTTGCTGGCGCGAAGTCTTCTGCAAATTTCGATTCCGTTAATATCCGGTAACATAACGTCTAAAACGACAACATCAAAGTTATAATTGTGGATCATCTCAAGGGCAGTTTTGCCATCGAGTGCCACGCTTACTTCGTTATTATTTTCTGCAAATCCTTTACGTAAAATCGACAAAAGATTTGGCTCGTCTTCGACTATTAGTAACTTCATTTTAATTTGTATATACAACAAAAATAACGATTGACTAGAAAAATAGTATTCTAATTCGTTATAAATTATGATTTAATTATGAACAATTGCGACATCCACAATAAAAAAAGCAGCCAAATAGCTGCTTTCAAATATTATCTATGAAAAATTTCTAATTCTTAAAATTAAAGCTCAAAACAGCTCCTAAACCAAACTGAAAAGTTGACACATAATCTTCTACTCCAACCGGCCCAAAAGATGTCCAATAATAACTGTTTCCAACCGCAGCCGACATCGATTCGAGGTAAGCATTTATATTTACAGAAACTAATGAAGCGGTTTTGATTTTAACTCCGCCTTTTACATCCCAGGCAAAATAAGTTCCACTACCACTTTGAGGTGTTTCAACAATTCCGACACCCGCACCTGCACCTAAATAAGGAAGCAGATTTGATCCTGTATCAAAATAATGCGTATAATCAGCTAAAACATAATTAAAAGCACCTTTGTCATCACCTGCATTAAGCTGATTTCCAGCAGGACCATAAAAGGGTATTTTGGTATCTGCCCTTAGATATTTTACCTCAACCGAATTGTTTGTTGAAAAGAAGTACTCAAATCCTGCACCGTATTGAAAACCATCTTCTACTGTTGCACGATAACCATCATAATCAAGGTCGTCTGAAAAATTATATCCACCATACAAATTAAGTGAAAAAGACCTTGCATCCTGAGCCTGCATTCCCATCACCGATAGGAATAAAGCAACTAATAAACTGTACTGTTTCATAAATTGATTTGTTTGAAAGTTAAATGGTAAACCAAATTTAAGTATTTTCTTTCAAATAAATCATTTACTACAATATAATTTTCACATAATCAATAACTTATAAACAAAATAGAATCTCATAAAAACCTAAACAGGTTATCATGAGTGTATAGTGTGATATAATACAAATTATAGCATATTTTATTTTGTAATAAATTTAGGATGGATCAAATTTTCTAAAGAATATATTTCATCCCATTTTTCCTGAGTAATCAGTTTTCTTTCAACCACCGCAATTTGATGTACACTTTTGTTTGTTTTTAAAGCTTCTCCGGCTATGCTGGCACTTTCTTCATAACCAATAATTGGATTTAATTGGGTTACGATTCCAATACTATTCATAACCATATTGTAACAATGATCAACATTTGCTGTAATACCGTTGATGCACTTATCAATTAAAGTTTGAATGGCATTTGAAAGATAGTCCAATGAAGTGAACATGGCAAAAGCAATAACCGGCTCCATTACATTTAATTGCAATTGTCCTGCTTCCGCCGCCATTGTTACCGTTAAATCCTGACCTATTACATAAAAACAGGTTTGATTTACGACTTCTGGAATTACTGGATTTACTTTACCCGGCATAATAGATGAACCTGGCTGACGTGGTGGAAGGTTAATTTCATTAAATCCGGTTCTTGGTCCAGAACTTAACAATCGTAAATCGTTACAAATTTTCGAAATTTTAACCGCAGAACGTTTTAAAGTTCCCATAATCTGTACGTAAGCCCCAGTGTCGACTGTTGCTTCAATTAAATCTGGAGAAAGCGTTAACGGAATTCCAACTTCTTCAGCCAGATATTTTACACAAAGTTCGGGATAACCTTCAGGAGCATTTACTTTGGTCCCAATTGCAGTTGCGCCCATGTTAATTTCCAGCAATAATTCCTGAGCATTTTTTAAACGCTGAATATCTTCGCCAATTGTTGTGGCATACGCTTTAAATTCCTGTCCTAAAGTCATAGGAACTGCATCTTGCAATTGCGTTCTTCCCATTTTTAAAACTTCCTTAAACTCCTCGCCTTTTTTAGCAAAAGCTACTTCTAAGCCTGCAAAAGTTTTAATAAAGCTTTCCATTTTTAAATACAAAGCAATTCTAAATGCCGATGGATAAGCATCGTTTGTAGACTGAGAACAGTTTACATGATTATTAGGATGAAGAAAATTGTATTCTCCTTTTTTATGACCTAAATATTCCAGTCCGATATTGGCAATAACTTCATTGGCATTCATGTTTACAGAAGTCCCTGCGCCGCCTTGAATCAAATCGCTTACAAATTCCTGATCAAATTTACCTGCAATTACCTGATCGCTTCCGTAACAAATGGCTTCTGCCAATTTTGGATCAATCGCATTGCAATCTTTATTGGCTAGAGCAGCCGCTTTTTTCACATAACCTAAAGCCTTAATAAACAAAGGTTCTTTTGAAATGGGAATTCCGGTAATGTTGAAATTTTCTACCGCTCTAAAAGTTTGGATTCCGTAGTACAGATGATTGGGAATTTCTAGTTCTCCTAAAAAATCATGCTCCTTTCTTGTTGGTTCCATATCGATAATGATGTATTTTAAACTTAAAAATAAGTGTAAAGCTACAGCATTTTATGCATAAAAAATGTGAATGAAATCAAAATGATTTATGATTTAAGAGGAATATTTTATGGTAAAGTATTACCTTTTCGGTCTCAAATATTTATCATTTTAAACTTGAAGAAACAGCACGAATATTTTCTTGATAAAGAATACAATAGCATTATTTACGCAAAAGAAGATCTGAATTTTAAAGATTTTGAAGGCTGCGTTTTTAATCGTTGCAATTTCTCTGCGTGTACTTTTCTGGCGGTTACTTTTATTGATTGTGTTTTTAATGATTGTATTTTCAACGAAGCCAAAATTAATTACGTTGCTTTTAGAACTGCAGCTTTTAACCGATGCGAAATTAAAGACGTTAATTTTGCCATGTGCGATAAATTGATTTTTGAAATTGGTTTTAACGATTGTATTCTGGATTTTTCGAAGTTTTATACTTTAAAACTAAAAGGAACAATCTTTACCAATTGCAGTATTATTGCAGTCGATTTCATGGCTGCCGATCTTACAGGCGTCATATTCGACAATTGCGATTTGTACCGCTCCGAATTCTCGAAAGCCATTGCCAACAAAGCCAATTTTAAAACGAGTTATAATTATACTATTGATCCATCAAAAACTAAATTGAAGAAAGCCGTTTTTTCTTTGAATGAAGTGAAAGGATTGTTATTTAAGTATGATGTAATTGTAAAATAGCTTCCCCAATAAATTAAATCTGCTTCCCCATCACATAATCCTCCATCAAATAACCGTTTCCAATTTCTATATCAACTGTTTCTTTAATTTCGAAACCTAATTTTTTATAGAAGTTCAAAGCGGTATTGAAGCGATTCACGTTTAGTAAAAGCGTTGCAGAATTGTTTTCTAAAGCCATTTTACCGATTTCATCAAAAACCATTTTACCGAAACCCTTCCCTTGTGTTTCTGGCAGAAGATAGATTTTATGAATTTTAGTTATCGCTTCATTTTTATAATTGTGCTCAATCCCGATAAAACCAATTACGGAATCAACATCTGAGATTAAATAAAACAACTGCTCTTTATTCTGAATCTGCTTCGAAAGTGTTTCATCAGAATAAATTAAATCTAACATATACTCCAATTGTTCTTTCGTTAGGATTTCTCCGTACGTAATGGGCCATGTTATATGTGCAATCTCTTGAATTTTGGCAATATCTTTAAGAGCTGCTTCGGTAATTTGAATCATATTATTTTGTAAAAACTTGATTTTCTTGTTCGCTTACGCGGATGAAAGTGGTTCGTTTAGTTAATTCTTTTAATCTTGAAGCTCCAACATACGTACAAGTGCTTCTTATTCCGCCTAAAATATCCAAAACAGTATGAATGACGTCTCCTTTAAACGGAACTTGAACTGTTTTTCCTTCGCTTGCTCTGTATTCAGCAACGCCGCCAGCGTGTTTGTCCATAGCAGTTTTCGAACTCATTCCGTAAAATTGTTTGAATTTTTCTCCATTTACTTCAATCAGTTCTCCTCCGCTTTCGCTATGTCCTGCCAGCATTCCACCTAACATTACAAAATCGGCAGCAGCGCCAAAAGCTTTGGCAACATCGCCAGGAGTTGTACAGCCACCGTCGCTTATGATGTGACCGCCTAATCCGTGGGCGGCATCGGCACATTCTATAATAGCAGAAAGCTGCGGATAACCTACACCTGTTTTTACACGCGTTGTACAAACAGAACCTGGTCCAATTCCGACTTTTACGATATCAGCGCCAGCTAATAAAAGTTCTTCTGTCATTTCTCCTGTCACAACATTTCCGGCAATGATAATTTTATCTGGATATTGTTTTCGGGTTTGCTGTAAAAACTGCACAAAATGTTCTGAATAGCCGTTTGCTACATCAATACAAATAAATTTCAGTTTTGGATTTGCTGTAATAATCTGTCCGATTTTTTCAGAATCTTCTTTTCCGGTTCCAGTACTTACTGCAATATAATTATAGAAATCTGGATTAACATCTTTAAGGAAATTGTTCCATTCTTCTAAAGTGTAATGTTTATGAATCGCTGTAAAAAGCTTTTCTCCTGCCAAAACCTTAGCCATTTCAAAAGTTCCTACAGTATCCATATTGGCTGCCATAATCGGAATTCCTGTCCAACTTGCAGTGCTGTGCAAAAATTTGAAATTCTGTTCTAAGGACACTTCCGACCTGCTTTTAAGTGTTGATCTTTTAGGTCTAAACATTACATCTTTAAATCCTAATTTTAAATCCATTTCAATTCTCATAGTTCGAGATTTTGGTTACTCTCAAATTTACGGAATTTTAGGTTTTAGATTGTGGATTTTAGATTAACAAAAAGCTGAACTTTTAAACAATTTGAACGCTGATAAAAGTGACAAACTTGAAACTTCAGATTTTGAACGCTGATAATACCGATTCACTTTCGCGAAAGCGCGGATTAAAATGGATTTTTATTTTTAAAATTTGATATACTTTGTACGGGCTACGACTTGGCTAAGCCTGACAAACTTGAAACTTGAAACTTTAAACCTGAAACAGAACAATCAAAAAAACTGAAAACTGCGACTGCGACTGAACACTAAAAACTACCCGTGAATCGTCTCACCTTTTCCGTAATTAGTAATAATCGATTCTTCAAAAGTCAGCCATTCTCTCCAGCGTTTTTCAACGTCGATTCCTGTTCCGTATTTACGTGCGTACGTAATGAAGGTAGTATAATGCCCTGCTTCGCTTTCCATTAATTCTCTGTAGAAAAGTGCTAATTCTTCGTCTTTAATATTTTCAGAAAGTACTTTGAAACGTTCACAACTTCTGGCTTCAATCATTGCAGAAAAAAGCAATCGTTCAACCAGACCAGAAACACGGCTTCCGTCTCCGCTTCTTTTCATGTATTGGTATAGTTCGTTTACGTAATCGTCTTTACGTTCGCGTCCTAGTTTCAATCCTCTTTTGATAATGATATTGTGAACTTGCTCAAAATGATCGATTTCTTCTTTGGCGAGAGCCAATAAATCTTTTACCAAATCCTGATGTTCAGAGTTATTGGTAATAATTGTAATTGCGTTTGTTGCTGCTTTTTGCTCGCACCAAGCGTGATCTGTCAAGATTTCTTCGATGTTTTTCTCAACGATATTTACCCATCTTGGGTCGGTTGGCAATTGTAATCTTAATACGCCCATCTTTTAATTTTTTGTTTGTTTTGTTTCAGGTTTATTTTGTTTCAAGTTACTCTTAAAGCTAAAAAAGTTTAAAGTCTTGTAACACGTTTATTTTCGCGTTACAAAACTTTAAACTTGAAACCTTAAACTTTAAACTAATTAATATGCAAAAATTGGTCTTTCGCTCATTAATTCGTTTACTTCTTCAGCAACTTCTTCGATAATATCTTCATTTGTATGATTAGATAAAACTTTATCGATTAAAGCTACGATAGTTTCCATATCTTTTTCAACTAAACCACGAGTTGTGATTGCAGCTGTTCCAACACGAATTCCAGAAGTGATAAATGGAGATTTATCGTCAAAAGGAACCATGTTTTTGTTTACTGTAATTTCAGCTTTTACTAATGCATTTTCAGCTTCTTTACCAGAAATGTTTTTGTTTCTTAAGTCAATAAGCATCATATGGTTATCTGTTCCGCCAGAGATAATGTTGTAACCTCTTTTTACGAAAGCATCAGCCATTGCATTTGCATTTTTCTGCAATTGCATTGCGTAAGTAAAAAACTCATCTTTAAGCGCTTCACCAAAAGCAACTGCTTTAGCAGCAATAATATGCATTAAAGGTCCACCTTGATTTCCTGGGAAAACAGCTAAATCTAATAAAGATGACATCATTCTGATTTCTCCTTTTGGAGTTGTTAATCCTTGTGGGTTTGGGAAATCTTTCCCCATTAAAATAAGACCTCCACGTGGTCCTCTTAATGTTTTGTGAGTTGTGGTAGAAACAATATGGCAATGTGGAATTGGATCACTTAATAATCCTTTTGCGATAAGACCTGCTGGATGAGAAATATCAGCAAATAAGATCGCTCCTACACTGTCAGCAA
This is a stretch of genomic DNA from Flavobacterium endoglycinae. It encodes these proteins:
- the aspA gene encoding aspartate ammonia-lyase — its product is MEPTRKEHDFLGELEIPNHLYYGIQTFRAVENFNITGIPISKEPLFIKALGYVKKAAALANKDCNAIDPKLAEAICYGSDQVIAGKFDQEFVSDLIQGGAGTSVNMNANEVIANIGLEYLGHKKGEYNFLHPNNHVNCSQSTNDAYPSAFRIALYLKMESFIKTFAGLEVAFAKKGEEFKEVLKMGRTQLQDAVPMTLGQEFKAYATTIGEDIQRLKNAQELLLEINMGATAIGTKVNAPEGYPELCVKYLAEEVGIPLTLSPDLIEATVDTGAYVQIMGTLKRSAVKISKICNDLRLLSSGPRTGFNEINLPPRQPGSSIMPGKVNPVIPEVVNQTCFYVIGQDLTVTMAAEAGQLQLNVMEPVIAFAMFTSLDYLSNAIQTLIDKCINGITANVDHCYNMVMNSIGIVTQLNPIIGYEESASIAGEALKTNKSVHQIAVVERKLITQEKWDEIYSLENLIHPKFITK
- a CDS encoding outer membrane beta-barrel protein, which codes for MKQYSLLVALFLSVMGMQAQDARSFSLNLYGGYNFSDDLDYDGYRATVEDGFQYGAGFEYFFSTNNSVEVKYLRADTKIPFYGPAGNQLNAGDDKGAFNYVLADYTHYFDTGSNLLPYLGAGAGVGIVETPQSGSGTYFAWDVKGGVKIKTASLVSVNINAYLESMSAAVGNSYYWTSFGPVGVEDYVSTFQFGLGAVLSFNFKN
- the glyA gene encoding serine hydroxymethyltransferase, which produces MQRDEQIFDLIQEEKERQIHGLELIASENFVSDEVMEAAGSVLTNKYAEGYPGKRYYGGCEVVDVIEQIAIDRAKELFGAEYANVQPHSGSQANTAVYHACLNPGDTILGFDLSHGGHLTHGSPVNFSGRLYRPVFYGVDAETGRLDYDKIQEIATKEQPKLIIAGASAYSRDMDFARFRQIADSVGAILFADISHPAGLIAKGLLSDPIPHCHIVSTTTHKTLRGPRGGLILMGKDFPNPQGLTTPKGEIRMMSSLLDLAVFPGNQGGPLMHIIAAKAVAFGEALKDEFFTYAMQLQKNANAMADAFVKRGYNIISGGTDNHMMLIDLRNKNISGKEAENALVKAEITVNKNMVPFDDKSPFITSGIRVGTAAITTRGLVEKDMETIVALIDKVLSNHTNEDIIEEVAEEVNELMSERPIFAY
- a CDS encoding response regulator transcription factor, producing the protein MKLLIVEDEPNLLSILRKGFAENNNEVSVALDGKTALEMIHNYNFDVVVLDVMLPDINGIEICRRLRASKNFVPILLLTALGTSENIVTGLNSGADDYLVKPFKFGELDARVNALHRRAHQETDKIDVITIGDLEINGRAKTVKRDGEPIILTAKEFKLLYYLGKNAGRIVSRDQILDNVWDINFDMNTNVVDVYITYLRKKIDKPYTTKLIHTMKGLGYVIKQ
- a CDS encoding pentapeptide repeat-containing protein, whose amino-acid sequence is MKKQHEYFLDKEYNSIIYAKEDLNFKDFEGCVFNRCNFSACTFLAVTFIDCVFNDCIFNEAKINYVAFRTAAFNRCEIKDVNFAMCDKLIFEIGFNDCILDFSKFYTLKLKGTIFTNCSIIAVDFMAADLTGVIFDNCDLYRSEFSKAIANKANFKTSYNYTIDPSKTKLKKAVFSLNEVKGLLFKYDVIVK
- the miaE gene encoding tRNA-(ms[2]io[6]A)-hydroxylase; translation: MGVLRLQLPTDPRWVNIVEKNIEEILTDHAWCEQKAATNAITIITNNSEHQDLVKDLLALAKEEIDHFEQVHNIIIKRGLKLGRERKDDYVNELYQYMKRSGDGSRVSGLVERLLFSAMIEARSCERFKVLSENIKDEELALFYRELMESEAGHYTTFITYARKYGTGIDVEKRWREWLTFEESIITNYGKGETIHG
- a CDS encoding GMP reductase — its product is MRIEMDLKLGFKDVMFRPKRSTLKSRSEVSLEQNFKFLHSTASWTGIPIMAANMDTVGTFEMAKVLAGEKLFTAIHKHYTLEEWNNFLKDVNPDFYNYIAVSTGTGKEDSEKIGQIITANPKLKFICIDVANGYSEHFVQFLQQTRKQYPDKIIIAGNVVTGEMTEELLLAGADIVKVGIGPGSVCTTRVKTGVGYPQLSAIIECADAAHGLGGHIISDGGCTTPGDVAKAFGAAADFVMLGGMLAGHSESGGELIEVNGEKFKQFYGMSSKTAMDKHAGGVAEYRASEGKTVQVPFKGDVIHTVLDILGGIRSTCTYVGASRLKELTKRTTFIRVSEQENQVFTK
- a CDS encoding GNAT family N-acetyltransferase, yielding MIQITEAALKDIAKIQEIAHITWPITYGEILTKEQLEYMLDLIYSDETLSKQIQNKEQLFYLISDVDSVIGFIGIEHNYKNEAITKIHKIYLLPETQGKGFGKMVFDEIGKMALENNSATLLLNVNRFNTALNFYKKLGFEIKETVDIEIGNGYLMEDYVMGKQI